One Anthonomus grandis grandis chromosome 13, icAntGran1.3, whole genome shotgun sequence DNA segment encodes these proteins:
- the LOC126744323 gene encoding MORN repeat-containing protein 4 homolog produces the protein MTQETTLPLNATGGFRFKNGSTYVGSWNNKGTMQGDGHLLLPGGIRYDGCFDEGLFHGLGVLTFPDGARYEGEFFQGWFHGYGVFWRADGTRHEGEFRGGKIWGLGLTTFNDDTHGFPRNEGYFQECQLKRRRGCSDTVQKAQKVAFTARTKFLCA, from the exons ATGACTCAAGAAACAACTC TCCCACTGAACGCCACTGGTGGTTTCCGCTTTAAAAACGGCTCCACCTACGTGGGTTCCTGGAATAATAAAGGAACCATGCAAGGAGACGGTCACCTACTGCTCCCAGGTGGGATAAGGTACGATGGCTGTTTTGACGAGGGCCTATTTCATGGACTGGGAGTGCTCACGTTTCCCGATGGAGCCAG gtacGAGGGTGAGTTTTTCCAGGGGTGGTTCCATGGATACGGAGTGTTTTGGAGAGCCGATGGCACTAGACACGAAGGAGAGTTCCGCGGCGGGAAGATATGGGGACTCG GTTTGACCACGTTTAACGATGACACTCACGGGTTTCCCAGGAACGAGGGATATTTCCAGGAATGTCAGCTGAAGAGGCGCAGGGGTTGCTCCGATACCGTTCAGAAGGCTCAGAAAGTCGCTTTTACTGCTAGAACTAAGTTTCTTTGTGcctaa
- the LOC126744314 gene encoding twist-related protein 2-like — translation MFENRDSLSGASSPDYEHFNQKLTDLTNSGGDKYIPTMLPGLQGAKSAFNMYNSIHRSPEPYGATNMKFYDEYREDAYLTDFQRSQDQMYPNQYHHHQNGMAFIKVEPTEDEPQLLKTRTLGRKRKSIDSDSDENSLSGRPKSRRKLPQSFEEIQNQRIMANVRERQRTQNLNDAFASLRKSIPTLPSDKLSKIQTLKLAARYIDFLYHVLSTSSPENNPGDGDVLGNVCSYTAHEKLSRAFSMWRMEGDWNNTL, via the coding sequence ATGTTCGAAAACCGCGATTCTTTGTCTGGTGCCTCGAGTCCAGACTACGAGCATTTCAATCAAAAACTAACGGACTTAACCAACTCCGGTGGTGACAAGTATATACCGACGATGTTGCCGGGCCTGCAGGGCGCCAAAAGTGCTTTTAACATGTACAACTCGATCCATCGCAGTCCAGAACCCTATGGCGCCACTAACATGAAGTTCTACGATGAATATAGGGAGGACGCTTACTTAACGGACTTCCAAAGGTCCCAAGATCAAATGTACCCGAACCAATACCACCACCATCAAAATGGTATGGCGTTCATTAAAGTGGAACCCACAGAAGATGAACCGCAACTGCTCAAGACCCGCACATTAGGGCGCAAAAGAAAGAGCATAGACTCGGATTCCGATGAGAATTCATTGAGTGGCAGACCGAAATCCAGAAGGAAACTGCCGCAGAGTTTCGAGGAGATCCAGAACCAACGGATCATGGCGAACGTGCGCGAAAGACAAAGGACCCAGAACCTGAACGACGCCTTCGCCAGCTTGAGGAAGAGCATCCCGACGCTACCCTCCGATAAACTGTCGAAGATCCAGACGTTGAAGTTGGCCGCGAGGTATATTGACTTCTTGTATCACGTCCTGTCCACGTCGTCCCCGGAGAATAATCCTGGAGACGGGGACGTTTTGGGGAACGTCTGCTCCTATACCGCCCACGAGAAGTTGTCCAGGGCGTTCAGTATGTGGAGAATGGAGGGCGACTGGAACAATACGCTTTGA